The Solanum lycopersicum chromosome 6, SLM_r2.1 genome has a window encoding:
- the LOC101263523 gene encoding uncharacterized protein → MVTSHRRFTGVFKRSNDSVRLIITTIMGMVFGYFIGISFPSVSLTKMSLPSSILSSLDVAFNDGHQRLSGRSFPENLGSVPLTPKIYVPTNPRGAESLPPGIVVPESDFYLRRLWGDPSEDLRNKPKYLVTFTVGLDQKNNIDACVKKFSEDFQILLFHYDGRTSEWDQFEWSKRAVHISIRKQTKWWYAKRFLHPDVVAAYDYVFIWDEDLGVEHFNADKYIQLVKKHGLEISQPGLEPNNGLTWQMTKRRGDREVHKSTEEKPGWCSDPRLPPCAAFVEIMAPVFSREAWRCVWHMIQNDLVHGWGLDFALRRCVEPAHEKIGVVDSQWIVHQVIPSLGSQGSSENGKAPWEGVRVRCRNEWTMFQDRLASADKAYYALNGKTRL, encoded by the exons ATGGTAACCTCTCACCGCAG GTTCACTGGGGTTTTCAAAAGATCAAATGACAGTGTCAGgctaataataacaacaatcatGGGAATGGTATTTGGATATTTCATTGGCATTTCGTTTCCATCTGTTTCTCTAACAAAG ATGTCTTTACCTTCAAGCATTTTATCATCTCTTGATGTAGCCTTCAATGACGGTCATCAAAGACTTAGTGGACGTAGTTTTCCTGAAAATCTTGGCAGTGTCCCTTTAACACCAAAG ATATATGTTCCAACAAATCCTCGCGGTGCAGAGTCTTTGCCACCAGGGATCGTGGTCCCTGAATCAGATTTCTATCTACGAAGATTGTGGGGTGATCCAAGTGAG GATCTAAGGAATAAGCCAAAGTATTTGGTGACATTTACAGTTGGTTTGGATCAAAAGAACAACATCGATGCCTGCGTTAAAAAG TTTTCAGAGGATTTTCAAATTTTGCTTTTTCATTATGATGGTCGAACGAGTGAATGGGATCAGTTCGAATGGTCCAAGCGTGCAGTTCATATCAGTATTAGGAAGCAGACAAAATG GTGGTATGCAAAGAGGTTTTTGCATCCTGATGTCGTAGCTGCCTATGATTATGTATTTATCTGGGACGAAGATCTGGGGGTTGAACACTTCAATGCAGACAA GTATATTCAGCTAGTTAAGAAACATGGACTAGAGATCTCTCAGCCAGGTCTTGAACCCAACAATGGTCTAACATGGCAGATGACAAAGAGGAGAGGTGATAGAGAAGTTCATAA GAGTACAGAGGAGAAACCAGGCTGGTGCAGTGATCCACGGTTACCTCCTTGTGCAGc TTTCGTGGAAATAATGGCTCCTGTATTTTCTCGAGAAGCATGGCGATGTGTTTGGCATATGATTCAG AATGATTTGGTGCATGGATGGGGATTGGATTTCGCTCTCAGAAGATGTGTAGAG CCTGCACATGAAAAAATTGGTGTAGTGGATTCACAATGGATAGTGCATCAAGTTATTCCTTCCCTTGGAAGTCAG GGTAGCTCGGAGAATGGTAAAGCCCCTTGGGAAGGG GTAAGAGTGAGGTGCAGAAATGAGTGGACAATGTTTCAGGATCGATTAGCCAGTGCAGATAAGGCATATTATGCACTAAATGGGAAAACCAGATTATAA